In a single window of the Nicotiana tomentosiformis chromosome 10, ASM39032v3, whole genome shotgun sequence genome:
- the LOC138900306 gene encoding uncharacterized protein has translation MSVTQYEMWFSELARHAVWLVPTDRERIRRFINGLSFQLRLLMTIERVSGVTFDEVVDIARQIEMVRGQERTEREAKRPRGQGGSSGAPQGGQFQQDQFQQSQSSFSALPAKGSHYAPPAQVSSGNSFGHQEQQFCQRRGCFECGDFGHIARNCPRLLGGTP, from the coding sequence ATGTCtgttacacagtatgagatgtggttctccgagttagctcgtcatgcggtctggttagttcccacagaccgagagaggatcaggaggtttataaaTGGCCTCAGTTTTCAgcttcgattgcttatgaccatagagagagtatctggggttacctttgatgaggttgtcgacattgctcgacagattgagatggttcgaggtcaggagaggactgagagggaggctaagaggcctcgtggtcagggtggttcCAGTGGTGCTCCTCAGGGAGGTCAGTTTCAGCAGGACCAGTTTCAGCAgagtcagtcatcattcagtgcattgccAGCAAAGGGTTCTCATTATGCCCCGCCTGCTCAGGTAtcgtcgggtaattcttttgggcatcaggagcagcagttttgtcagaggaggggttgtttcgagtgtggggaTTTTGGTCACATTGCGAGAAATTGCCCTAGGCTGTTGGGTGGGACTCCGTAG